Sequence from the Nasonia vitripennis strain AsymCx chromosome 5, Nvit_psr_1.1, whole genome shotgun sequence genome:
TctgaaaaagcaaaaaatcaCTCCTTTAGAGTCAAAATTgaagtgatttttcactctttgACATTTAGAGAGATTGTGTAAGTAGCTGCAAAACATAAAAATCTGCAAATGATACTATGCAACTGGTGCAGATGTTCTACTTAACTTCTTGTAATGATCTATTAATCGATCAGCAGCTTTCCAGCCACTCCTGATAGCACCGTCGACTGTGCCATAGCGATGTGATGACGTTGCTTCACCAGCAAACAaaactttctaaaaataaataaaatattgctttAGAAATCAATTATAATATTGCATCTACTGTAACTTTATGATACTAACTAAGGTTTGTTCATTTAGTGGTCTCTCTAACATTTCTGGAAAGACTTTTTGTCTATGTGCTTCTACACTACGATAAGAGTAAGTTCCTCGAAAATGTGGGTTATTGTACCAGCGAGATCTTAACATCGCTATAGGCTTTGTAACGTTGTATTTTTTTCCCAAAAATCTTTGTATGTTTTCCACTGAATGGTTAAATACTTTTTCTTCGGGAAGTTCTTCCATTTGTTTGACATATTTTCCGGAAACCCAGAGTGACAAAAGATTTGGTTTCTTTTCAACAGTCAATACTGTAGCCATCCCAAGCAGCCATTCTTTTTCGGGCTTTAAGTATACATTATAGCtttatcatattttttataaaaatgatgcatatttataacttacATCAGCTTCAATCTGTTTTCTTTCGGCGTCGTTCCATAAGAAAGAGAAATGTAATAttcttgtattatttttcaaagtccAAAATGGTTCATCATacatgaaatatattttggcTATCGCGCCGAATCCAGAGGCctacaataaatattttgtatgttACAATAAAAGAGCGATTACTGCAAGTGATGAACTGCATTCACCTCCACGATACGTATATAAAAACAAACCTTTATAGTATTGACTTTATAAACTGGGAGTGGTGGAATAAATAAAGAcatgtatttttcttttaaaactcCTAGTGACACCGTTACTATAACATGATCGGCTTTGTACAATTGACCTTTTGTCGTTGTGATCAAAACAGATGGACCTTTTACATCTTGTAAATAATCAATTGATAGCACTTCAACGTTAAGCAAAGTGTTATTAAATATTGGATGTTCTTTTTCTCGATTTGGATAACGTTTCTAGaatatatgaataaattataaaaatgtataatctTTAACAAATTTGAATGagtttttgttataaaattcatgtaattaaatatattaaagattCTTGTTTAATAAtagttttaattaatattttcaataggtTACCATAAGAATGTCTAGAATGGTCGAAAAACCTCTTTCTTTCCAATTAACCCACTGATCCCCTTCAAGGTTGGTATACTCTCTTAAACCTGGTACAGATACATCGCACCATGAAAAAGCAGAGTCTTCTTGATTCCTACTCAACTCTAAATGGTCTAaaaatttccttttttgaTTTAGTGCTGATGAgtcatttttgaaaaactcaTCATATCTATAAATCATGTAAATAAACTCGTAACTCGTGGCCACTTTTTTGATGATATAGATGGATTATTGTATTGTGCTATACTTACACTTTTTCGGCACGTTGACCAATACTTTCAGAAGCAGGATCCTTTCGGGAATCTAGACTGTCTAcatattcataataaaaatcgGTCAGTTTGTTTGCAAGTTCAGGGTCGATATGATTGCCAGAGGAATCTAAGCCCACTATATCTAATCCGGAATCTTCTTTATCTGAAACATCCACGAGACCATACGGGTTGGCAAGCTCAAACACTATGTTACCTTTCGTGCCATGTACCCATTGTCCACCAAGATCAATAGAGTAATTACCTATTGAGGAATTAGtttaaattacaattaaaaaaaaaaaatataataaatatctgcTTTTATTCTAATAATCGAAGAgaaatctttgaaaaaatacAACACAAACTTGCCAAATTTTGTAGTATAAACACGACCACCTATACGATCTTCAGCTTCTAAAATCATTACATTATGAAATTCATTTTCGAACAACTTTGATGCAGCTGCAATGCCAGAGGGTCCACTAccgataataattattttcgcaTTCTTATTAAGAATATTATTTTCACAATAATTTGGTTTgcagtttaaaataattacagaaacaataaataaaactttttttaattcaatatatGCCTCCATAGTATGTATAGTGAACTGAAATAATGTAAgtttcttttaaatttatgtaagtaaactaatttaaaaataatactttataCTTACCTACAGTTACAAGATGTTGccattcaattttaaaatagtgTTGTCGAAGAATAGCTCATATAAAATGATtgtacaaatataaataacaACCATTTATATACTGCATATTACGAGATTCTTCCTTAAAGGCATACACAATTCTGTGTCTCTATTTGTCTTTAAGATTAGTCGATGAATTAATGGGAAAAATAACTGTATTTATGTTATCATACATTAAAGGTCTGTATCAAAGCAACAAGAGAAAAATACTAATCGTATTTTTAGCTAGAAATATCTATGACCACTACATCACTGCATAATGACTTTTAAGTTCACTATCCGAGATTAGTCAATATCTATTTATTGCTGCAATGAAAGCCTTGTACAAAGAATGATGCTCATAAATACACTAAAAACACAAAAAGATCAAGATGAAGTAGGAGGTAACAAAATAACATTAACAGGATTATTTTGGTTTATTATATCTAAATTATCATATATTTGACTACTGCCCGAATAATTATGTAGAGTTTTTTATTGGAGCTACGTACTCACTGAtagtaatattataataaataaaaatgaaattataacTCTTGGTCATAAGTTAGAtctaaaaaattgttgaaaaggAAAAGATTCAGAAAGTTGATCAAACACAGTAGTATACAGTAAGCAAAAAACTTTCAAGTTCTctactaatattttataatttgctGACAAGGATTAGtattcattaatatttaaacgatatgacaaaatttattgtaatgtaACAAAGTGGTTATGCTGCCTGTGCAGATACAggtttattcattttttttgtaatgatCTATTAGTCGGTCTGCTGCTTTCCATCCGGATCTGATGGCTCCATCTACTGTTGAAAATCTCTCTGATTCTGTGGCTTCACCagcaaaaagtattttctaaaatCAACATTGTAACCAAgattttattagatttataattaatattaaattgtATAAGACATAATTTACCATATTTTGGACATCCAACGGCCGTTCCAACATTTCCGGGAATACTTGTTGCTTGTGTGTTTCTACACTACGATAACTGTAAGTTCCTTTGAAATGAGGATTGCTGTACCATCGACTACGCATCATCGCAATTGGTGTGCTTACATTATACTTCTTGCCTAAAAATCTTTTGAGGTGTTCTACTGAATGGTTGAAAACTGTTTCTTCCGGAAGGGCCTCCATATCTTTCACGCTTTCTCCAGTGACCCATAGCGACAACAATTGTGGTTTGTACTCTACCGTCATTGCACTATCCATCCCATATAACCACTTTTTATCGGGCTAGAAAATTAATATCTTTTAAGATTTAAAATGTCGTCATTTCCAATTAAATGCATTTGCTCAACTTACATCGGCTTCGATTTTTTGTCTGTCATCTTCGTTccaaacaaaagaaaaatgtaacactctttttttattttctgaattCCAAAAAGGCTCAtcaaataacataaaaatctTTGCTACTGCACCAAATCCAGTATACTGtaatttaatttgtttaatattaatacttgtaagaaaatcaaaataataaaaatatattatacatttataacgttgattttataatcaggTAGGGGTGGTATAAAAAGAGTCTGGTGTTTCGCCTTCAAAACACCCAATGGTACAGTTACTATAACGTGATCAGCTTTATACACCTGTCCTTCAGTAGTGGTAACCAAGACTGGTGACCTTTCTACATtttgcgaataatcaattgacATAACTTCAGCATTTAGCATAGTGTTATTGATGACTGGAATTTCATTTTCTGGATCAGGATAGCGtttctgaaaattaaattaatgaatttataaaatttctaaaaaataataaatactagcGAGAGTAAATGgtaaatgtataataagaATTTTCTAATGGATATATTTCTCTACCATTAATATATCCAATATCGTGGAATAACCTCTTTCTTTCCAATTACCCAATTGATCGCCTGCAAAGATTTTATATACTGCATAACCGGGTGCTGAGACATCATGCCAAGAGAAAGCAGAATCTGATTCTAAGATTGATAATTCtagaaaatgaagaaattttcttttctgattcaaaattattGGATCATTCTTAAACACTTCGTCGAACCTAAGtattttaatcaattaaaatGCGGTAGTAAGACCTTTTGaattaagaaattattttatgcGCTTACTCCTTTTCGGCATATTCGCCTATACTTTCGTATCCCGcattaattttatcatcatTATATATATGAGTGTTGAAAAATTCCCCTACTTTTGTAACTGTTTCGGCATCTACTAAATTCCCGGAGGAATCTAAAAATTCTTCTTTTGTACCATAACGTGGCGCATCTGATACGTCAACAAGTCCTAAGGGATAAGCTAATTGAAACACAACGTTTCCATCTTGTCCATGTACCCACTGACCACCAATGTCTATTGAATAATTacctaaaaaaataatgttatactgtaaattaaaatgtttaaatgtatAACTTCATAGTATAGAGatactttgaaaaacaaagagTTGAGTTTTTTGCAATTACCCAATTTTGTAGTGTAAACACGACCGCCTATACGGTCTTCTGCTTCTAAGATCGTCACATTATCAAATCCATTTTCCATTAATTTTGTTGTGGCTGCAATACCCGAGGGTCCAGCACCAATGACAATGATTCTTGCATTCTTTTTTAAAGTACTTATATTTGAAGACAAACCGAATCCAAAATTATTTAGTGCAActaaataaatgataaaacaaaatctaaaatatttgCTACGCTCATCcattttgaaatatatatgtataatctTAGTTGATTTTTAGATTAGCCTTTTTTCATGTTGAGTCTTGTATATGCTGTACAGACACTTCTAACATATAGAGTAAAATAATGTTAGATACACagatgaataaaataataaattattatgtttCAGTATTGacgattttttattgatttatacCTTTATTTGCATTTGAGAATATGTACTATTATATCTTCTTTTTACACGCGACTTGACATTCGTATACTCATAAATCTCAGCATCAAGATTTCACGAGCAAGACCAATTTAAATGTAGCTGCTATCCCCACCGCGACGTTCGCTGATTACGTCTGTTCAAGAACGATCTATGTTTCTTATCATTCTTTACagaaaaatagtaattttacGTAATTATCAGAAGTGATGTACAATTATTTGATTATAatttgacaataaaaaaacttgATTGTATAATCCCAAATAAATAcaactgatttatttttatttctcaattattaattaacaaaaaaacaaacaacaaaAAACATTCAGTTAAAGCaatcaaaagtaaaaaaatcgaGGACTACATCACTGAGTGCTTTTTCTGTTTTCAATATGGGTCAAGTGGACGTTTTCAAATCAAGTaattctttatttcttttcaattattttttaaaagtagaGCTATTCGATACATGCCGTTGAGTAATGAATATTTTAGATTTGGATATCCTAGTGTTAACAAAGAATGTCATTAGTAATGTAACCctttatatcatttttatgtttttgaacgctcctacttttttcttcttcataCGTATTATTTGATTATAACGAGAGTTAAAATGAATTGAACCCTAATCATAATTGTTCTATGCATCTGTTGCtacacggagaaaaaaaatgtcgaaTCTACCGAAGCGGCTTCAGTAGAATCTACTTGAGTAAATAATGTGCGAGAATGGACTCGCACAGCACAAAATTTCCGAACGAGGAAAGTGGAGGAAGCGCAGCAGTGGCGGTAGGCGGTATTGGACGAGTTTGGACCCTTCTGCGCATTCGATGAGTCTACCGCGCAGGATTTTCTTTACCTAAGTCGTCAAGTAGATTCTCCTGAAGTTTTGAGTAGcctcaacatttttttttctccgtgtaGTGTACCACTCGATTTTTCGTAATGTTCTATCAATCGGTCTGCAGCTTTCCATCCAGATTGGATTGCTCCATCAACTGTTGAAAATCTAGCTGACTCTGTTGCTTCTCcggcaaataataatttctaaaaccaacaaaaatataaattcactaaatatgtaatttatgGTGGTAGaatgcaatatatattttaccaAATTATCTTCATTCAATGGCCTTTCCAACATTTCTGGATAGACTTGTCGTTTATGCGATTCTACACTTCTATAACTGTAGGAACCTTCGAAATGAGGATTGCTATACCAACGACTTCGCATCATGGCTATGGGTTTACTAACATTGTAAGATTTACCGAAAAACCGTTGCAAGTTTTCGACAGAATTATTAAATACTACGTCTTCGGGTAAATTTTCCATGTGTTTTACATATTTTCCAGTAATCCATAATAACAAAAGTCGTGGCTTGTACTCTACCGTCATTGCACCATTCATTCCTAATAACCACTTCTTCTCGAGCTatggaataatttttttttttgtgtttttaaattcgaGTTTTATTTCCCCTGTATGCACACGTATATTCACGTGCAAAAGTTTTAaagttcgaaaaaaaaacttacatCAGCCtcaatttgattttttgaatCATCGTCCCATATAAAAGGAAACCATAGTACTCTTTCATCATCATCGAGATTCCAAAAAGGTTTCTCAAATAGCATGACAATTTTCGCAACAGCACCAAATCCAATGCCCTAAAATACGGTTCCTTTTGAATAAAACTGTAAGCAACATTTTTCCTAAAAGTAGAAATAAGTCATCAAAAGTTTCGAACATACCTCGATAGAGTTAATTTTATAATCTGGCAACGTTGGTGTAAAAAGGTGTTTATGTTTATCTTTTAAGACTCCTAATGAAACTGTAACTATTACATGATCAGCTATGTAAAATTGACCATTCGATGCATTCACTTGAACCGAAAGCTTGATATTACTTCACTATTTAGGATTGTGTGATTTATAATCGGCAGTTCGTAGTCCGGATTAGGGTAGCGTTTCTATTGAAAGAAAAATGCATGATGCATTATTTAAGTTTAATgtgcttttattattattatgtatttaCCATTAGCAAGTCCAATATTGTTGAGTAGCCCCTTTTTTTCCAATTAATCATTTGATCTCCCTGATATGCTTTATACATTGACATCTCTGGCACAGATATGTCATGCCATGATTCTGCTGGATCATGTGTGAATCTCATTGCCTCTAAATGGTTCAagtatttctttttatcgTTAAGAATGGTTGGATCATCTTTGAATACCTCGTCAAatctttaatttaataattgaaactAGCAAGCTTATTAACTTTTCTTAATACTATCCACAAAAATTTAACTATAACATTAATAAATGGTTTACACTTACGCCTTTTCAACATAATGTCCCAAATCTTCGAAGCCAGAATCCTCAATTAAGTCTACATCACTAACGTATCTGTCATAAAAGTTTTGTCGATAAATCAAGAGGTAAAAAGTTACCAGAGGAatctaaaaatatctgttttaaTCCGAAATCTTCCCTATTTGATACATTGAGAAGGTCGAGAGACTTTGCCATATTAAAAGCTATATTCTCAGCTTCACCGTGGACCCATTGGCCGCCAAGGTCAATAGAATAGTTTCCTACaaggaaaatttagaaaatgttggtattgaaatatgtaaatatatacTATTAACTCAACACTTTTAAcaattagtaaacaaataaaaaatagattatCTTCAAACAATTTCATTCTATTAATTTTAGTtcaaaaaagttaataaaaatatgattaCCAAGTGAAGCTGTGTAAACGCGACCACCTATGCGATTTTCAgcttccaaaatttttatattattaaatccATTTTCCATTAATTTGCAGCTGCGATGCCCGAAGCTCCAGCACCAATAATGATTACTTTCGCATTTTTCTTAGTAATATCGGATTTCTCACCAAAGACAAATCCAAACAAGGCAATAAAGAATACTTttgaaaacttaattttttttctttccatgGTCTTCTATTTAGCAAATATCCAACTAAATATAAAGCTCATGTATGCGTGagatttattgaaattttttaaaacaaacaaGGAAAACATCataaattttaaagttttgCACCATCACCCGTATCGCTATCCAAGTCAAGCAACTCGACGAACGCGCGATCGAGTCTCCAAACGCAACTAGTCGAATGTCTCCACCAGTAGAAAATACTGacccctatatatatatatatatatatatatatatatatatatatatatatatatatatatatatatatatgtgtgtgtgtgtgtgtgtgtgtgtatatatatatatatatatatatacacacacacacacaccttttAATCTGGCTCAAGTcggttaaaattaaattcattgaATCGTACGTACAATACTATACATACAATCTTTTTCAGTAAAATCAGAGgctatttattttaacgaaTTCATGTTTACGCAACTGTTTTAATTCGTAAATCATATTAGCAGATAGTTGATTTGTTTGGTGGTAATTTATTTAACCTTGTCATTATTCccgaatttcaatttttactcAGTATGGCGGTAAGATTATGCATAATATTTTTACAGGATAAAAGAGATATTTTTGTTGTCATTCAGCTACATGAAGTAATTTgattgttgaaaaaaattatagattatttttacatatctCTTTAAAATGCATAAAAACAAGCAATGAAATGAAAGAAAGtgaattttaaaagttttattttcttgattACGTAATTATagtgttaaaaaaattcgaaaacttatttttcattaataaaaatcacatatttttctattatatatagttattaaatttttcttgacaaaactaaaaatagataaaaaattagttaCAAATATAGAGTTCGCTTCTCGTTGCTGTCTTTGTCAACAATTCTCACGATGATTATCCATTGACTGGCAGCAACGTTTCATACTGATTTATTAGTCTATCAGCTGCTTTCCATCCGGAAGCAATAGCTCCATCCACTGTCGAAAATCTATCTTTGTGTGTTGCTTCGCCAGCGAACAAGATCGTCTAAAGTAAAAACAAACGTTGTTTAATGCATTTTTAAGGTAGAAATCGAAGTGCATGATTGTCCAAGATTATAGTTACCCCGTTTTCCAGTGGCCTTTCCAACATTTCCGGaaaaactttctttttttcagtttcaaCGCTTCTGTAGCTGTAAGTACCTCTGAAATGGGGGTTTGTGTACCAACGAGTCCTCAGCATTGACAGTGGCTCAGAAACAGTATAATGTTTATCTAAAAAGCGGTGAAGATTTTCCATCGTGTGATTCAAAATTGCTTCGTCTAAGAGAAGTTCCATATCCTTCGCATACTTTCCGGCAACCCAAACTTCTAGCAGATTTGGCTTATGCTCTACAGTCCTAGCGCCACTTATACCCAATAGCCATGTTTTTTCTGTCTGTAAtttgtatgaaaataatttaaaaacatcaGCAATACTCGAATATCCTCTAAATATCATGGCTTACTTCATTTTGCAGCGCAGTTCTTTCAGCGTCATTCCATATGAAAGTGAAATGCAAAACTCTTCTGTCACCAAGATTCCAAAATGGTTTTTCAAACATCAGGTAAATTTTCGCAACGCTGCCAAAACCAAGGCTTTTTATAGTTTCAATCTTGTAATCTGGCAGAGGTGGAATGAAAAGAGATTCGTGTTTCGCCTTTAAAACACCCAAGGGTACGGTTACTATAACGTGATCAGCCTTGTACAGTTGTCCTTTAGTCGTGGTAACTAGAACTGGTGGTCCTTCTTCGTTTTTCAAGTAATCGATACACACCACGTCGCTCTCCAAAATCGTATTGCTTAAAACTGGAATCTCCATCGCCGGGTCCGGAAAACGTTTCTAAAGATGCAAGACATTACTTTGTACTCGAAAAAAGTTGAATCCCGCGCTTATAAAATTACTATTTACCATCAGAATGTCAAGAATGGTCGAGTATCCTCGTTCCTTCCAGTTGATCATATTATCACCTGGACATTCTCTGTATTGGTCATGTGGGGCTCCGGATATGTCTGTCCAGTTTTCGGCGGATTCCAAGCTTATGGTAAACAGTTCCAAGTGATGCAAAAACTTCCTTCTGTCATTGAATATTTCTGGATTGTTTTTGAAGTGCTTATCGAACCTATGGATCATGAAAGAATAATATTACAACGTTAATTCTGATTCACGCGTTGGTGGTTCTGAGTATCACTTACACTTTTTCTATGTGTTCGCCAAGTGAGTCCGTAGTCATGTTGGTATCGACACCCCAATTTCCCGCGTACTTGAAGAAAAAGTCACTAACGTTTTTCGTCACTGCCTCGTCCAAGTGATTTCCAAGGGAATCGAGATACTCCTGCTCGAGGCCGAAATTCGGCTTGTCCGAAACATCGAGTACACCGAGAGGATTAGCCAATTTGTAGACTATGTTTCCTTCTGTGCCATGCACCCATTGACCACCGAGATCAACAGAGTTATCGCCTGAACGAAACAAACACAATCatttacaaattattttttacgaaTTATTCTCACGCGTAACTGTAACGGTGCAACATACCTATCTTAGACGTGTACACACGTCCACCGATCCTATCCTCGGCCTCCAGAATCGTCACGTTTTTGAAGCCATTTTCAAGTAGCTTGGCTGCTGCCGCAATTCCCGAAGGCCCGGCACCAACTATCACAATCCTTGGATGTGTAATCGTCTCAGTTTTATTCGCGACGGCTGTGTCGTTGCTTTCGCAGGCGCACATTTTGAGATTACTCGCGAGCGCCAAGCAAAGTAAAAAGGCGATTTTCAAAACCCTTTTAATGCCCTCCATGACTAAATAAATACTGGAATAATTGGCGTGTACAATAGTTGCGTGTCGTTGCGCCTATGGGCATATTACGTATCGCGTCAGACCCTGAAATACAAACAAGAAATTTATCGTTATTATTACGCTTGCTCAGATTGATTTAGACATCGTTTcattagttttttttacacTCAAATTGAATAACTATATAGATAGGCGCTTTATCGCGCGCAGTTTTGTAACTCTAGAAGCGATGTTATCGTTTGCGTCAATAatcgtgaattttttcaaattcgatGGATACCGGGCACACGCACGTGACGACCGGCTTTCATTATGTCGATATAGCATTTTGATTTAGCACCGATTTCACTTAACAAGGTGAATAAAATTTCCGATGGACTATTTATCTCCCATGAAAACAATGAGTCACGCGCAATCACGCCGGTCTCGGTGGTTTAAAACGCAGTGAGATAAGGCAACGAGTATTACCGAAAAATCACATTCCACAATCGCCTGATCACATAGGTGAAGGATTTTTCGTTATACATTAATAATTCCGTGGATTATACGCCGTCACCCCAGATGCACCCGCGATAAAAGGCAACCAACTTCTGTCACGCGGGAGAAGTTTATACCAGCGTCTCGACGCTCGCACGTGTCAGATAGATCTCAGTAGAAAGAAGCGGCTGATGCTGCCCTCACCTTGTAAGTCATCATTGTCGCAAATTCAAGTTGATTCGTCTTCAGATGCAGATCAGGCCGAAAGAAACGCTATTCATGACGTGATACACATGTATCAAAGCATGAATGGTCTTGTCGCTTGGCCAATGTAATGTGTGTGGTTTTTAGACTGATAGCACGTTCAGAGGTCAATAATTGTTAAGGTCGTTTggaattaatatttttaatgttaatgTTCCTGTATACAGTCatgatgattaaaaaattatactataTGACGAGTTGATATTATTCATTGGAAGGAAAAAACTTCTAGAAATTATGATTGTCTGGTTATTCCCCAATTTCGTCATGCATATAGTGActatattttgattattattgttatttagtTTTATCTATACGTTTGATGATTAATCATCATTACAAAAAGTAACCTGTATCATGTAAAACTTGAAACTAAATTCGATGTATCCTTATTAATGTATGACAAAGCATACTGGCATATATTCATGCTCACTTACTCTCTTCACAAGGCGCAGTACATATATTATGATCTAGAGCTCTTTACCGCTAATCTCGCATTGCATCGTGTGCAACATTTATTTCGATTAGAAGTTGACAGTCAAACAACAGCAGCCAAGCAAGTTTAAAATGATAATTCGCCTAAACGCATGGTCTGACACATATAGCATAAATAGAGGTCGCAGTACATCCATTTGAaacaatgaatttaaaaagaaaataaaattcttcatatacgtttgtttttattagatgaaatagtatattacgatacgtgtgacctaaTAAGTAGCCTATTATTGCACGTGAAGGTGATATAACGCCGTGCACTAATGGGCTGCTTAGTTCACGAgtatcgtatacaattttatagcacgAGTGCGATatgtgctataaaattattacaatctcttaataaaaatatacacataatacttttaatctattttgtcctattataatattctattattttatCTGCTGCTTTCCATCCCGAAACGATTGCTCCATCCACTGTAGAAAATCTATCCATGGAAGTTGCTTCACCAGCAAATAAAATAgtctaacaaaaaaaaatcacatgcATAATTGTACATgatgatttaaaattaatataatatcttttaagaaTGTTCGTACTATGTTTCGTTCGCCCAAAGCTTCTTCTAACAAGTCAGCATAAATTCTTTGTCGATGTGTCTCAACACTTCTGTAACTATATGCTCCACGGAAATGTGGATTAGTGAACCATTGGGTTCGCAGAAAAGCAATTGGTGTAGTAACATTATACTTCTTATCCAGAAATCGATGAAGATTTTCAACGGTATGATTGAATACTTTATCTTCGGCAAGTGCTTCCATAGCTTTCGCATATTTTCCAGCAACGAATATTTCTAACACCTTAGGTCTGTGATGTACAGTAATTGCGCCGATCATTCCTAATAACCACATCTTTTCAGactataaaaaatcaaattgaaTGTATTATTGAATTAATCTGTATAGTTGTAGGTTATTTTCTAAGTTTCCTTACATCATTTTCCAATTCTTTTCTTTGTTCCTCATTCCATACAAAACTTAAATGCAAAACACGTCTGTTTCCAAGATTCCAAAATGGCtcatcaaataataaataaatttttgctaTATTCCCGAAACCAAGCCCCTAAAAGCATTTATTTCTATGACCACTATGCACTATACACATCTTCTAAATACTGTTTACCTTTATAGCTTTCTGCTTGTATTCAGGCAGTAAAGGATTGAAAAGTGTTtcatattgatttttcaaaactcccAACGATACTGTCACAATAACGTGATCTGCTTGATAAGAGATACCATTGAAGGTGTTTATAGAAATGGGAGATtctgtattattttttgagtAGTCAATTTTTGTAACCTCAGAGTTTAAGATTGTATTGTTTAGAACCGGTAGCTCCTCTTCAGGGTTCGGGAAACGCTTCTGTAGATCAACCATCAAATCAAC
This genomic interval carries:
- the LOC107980467 gene encoding spermine oxidase; this translates as MKENMFMLHLVILMMICNNLATSSEVDKFTKKKEPKIIVVGAGSSGIAAASKLFENGFKNVTILEAESHYDISDTKDTRIIQYFIALPVCFVSLGNYSVDLGGQWVKGEEGNAVFKLAQPLDLIDKSDEPDYGLVQEYIDSLGNPLSEEVVKNISDFSSNYIYETDFFNGSVFDERFSNIPEVFLEKKKYLQYLELFTISFSSADSWRDVSLFNNDRFRVFPGDHIINWKDDGYSKVFDLLTKRFPNPEEELPVLNNTILNSEVTKIDYSKNNTESPISINTFNGISYQADHVIVTVSLGVLKNQYETLFNPLLPEYKQKAIKGLGFGNIAKIYLLFDEPFWNLGNRRVLHLSFVWNEEQRKELENDSEKMWLLGMIGAITVHHRPKVLEIFVAGKYAKAMEALAEDKVFNHTVENLHRFLDKKYNVTTPIAFLRTQWFTNPHFRGAYSYRSVETHRQRIYADLLEEALGERNIVRTFLKDIILILNHHVQLCM